In Desulfosediminicola ganghwensis, a single window of DNA contains:
- the nadC gene encoding carboxylating nicotinate-nucleotide diphosphorylase has protein sequence MDKNLLRSQIAAFLTEDIGRGDLTSESIFGANEMGSARLVAREEFVVAGIGVAKEVFALQNSDIVCNETVAEATKVAAGDVVLEVSGPVVDLLKAERVALNLLQRMCGIATLTSRFVEAVAGLPVRITDTRKTTPGLRMMEKHAVQVGGGSNHRFNLTDGVLIKDNHIAACGSITEAVKRVREKAPHTIKIEVETDTLDQVEECLVCGADIIMLDNMSPKMMAEAVGKIDGRALVEASGGVNLETVRAIAESGVDIVSVGALTHSAPSCDIGMDWLD, from the coding sequence ATGGATAAGAACCTCCTGCGTAGTCAGATAGCAGCTTTTCTGACCGAGGATATCGGTAGAGGCGATCTGACCAGTGAGTCGATATTTGGCGCAAACGAGATGGGCAGCGCCCGTCTCGTTGCCCGTGAGGAGTTCGTGGTTGCCGGTATTGGGGTGGCGAAAGAAGTATTCGCCCTGCAAAACAGTGATATCGTCTGTAATGAGACTGTGGCCGAGGCTACAAAGGTCGCAGCAGGTGATGTTGTGCTTGAGGTCTCCGGACCGGTGGTCGATCTGCTGAAGGCAGAGCGAGTTGCTTTGAACCTGTTGCAACGCATGTGCGGCATTGCCACGCTCACTTCCCGTTTTGTAGAGGCTGTCGCGGGGCTGCCGGTACGCATTACCGACACCCGCAAGACCACGCCTGGGCTGAGAATGATGGAGAAACACGCCGTGCAGGTGGGTGGCGGCTCCAATCATCGCTTCAACCTTACCGACGGAGTGCTGATCAAGGATAATCATATTGCCGCTTGCGGTTCTATTACCGAGGCTGTGAAAAGAGTCCGGGAGAAGGCCCCGCATACCATTAAAATTGAAGTGGAAACAGATACCCTCGATCAGGTCGAAGAATGTCTGGTTTGTGGTGCGGATATTATCATGCTCGATAACATGAGCCCGAAAATGATGGCAGAGGCGGTGGGCAAAATTGACGGCAGGGCGCTGGTTGAGGCGTCAGGCGGTGTCAATCTTGAAACCGTGCGGGCCATAGCCGAAAGTGGTGTTGATATTGTCTCGGTGGGAGCCCTGACGCATTCGGCTCCCTCGTGTGATATTGGTATGGATTGGTTGGATTGA
- a CDS encoding ISL3 family transposase, whose amino-acid sequence MEKLLIGLAGFSIKKVLSYRPARLEVVYKKDTLCPKCNSSNKRIKASFWREIKSVPQQGHPVTLHIRCHKFHCKQCGRYFNSRMDGIKKWNRSTEPLKSSVYYKCNRGYSNKDAAYESGISVATVERFYHQMVLQNISHRSERLCPRYLGLDEHRFTKRMGFVTTFCNLEKHSVFDVAPGRSEAELESFLKTLRGRERVRVVCMDMHAPYRKMVRKWFPNAKIVTDRFHVIKLINHHFAKACKLIDEENLAWGRGGLIRMLCTRKQNLTPLKREKLEQYFKQQPAIESLWKFTQDLAELCRNKGKNHTTCKKLIPELLERVEMLKASPLKPMRTLGKTITSWLEPIARMFRYYRSNGILEGFHRKMKLIQRRAYGFRNFGNYRLRVRLLCG is encoded by the coding sequence ATGGAGAAATTATTAATCGGGCTGGCAGGATTTTCAATCAAAAAGGTGCTCAGTTACCGTCCAGCCCGCCTTGAGGTTGTTTATAAGAAAGACACGCTATGCCCCAAGTGCAACAGCTCAAACAAAAGGATCAAGGCAAGCTTCTGGCGAGAGATCAAAAGTGTTCCACAACAGGGACACCCTGTCACCCTCCACATTCGCTGCCACAAATTCCACTGTAAACAGTGCGGTAGATACTTTAATAGCCGTATGGACGGTATCAAAAAATGGAATAGATCCACAGAACCACTCAAAAGCAGCGTGTATTATAAATGCAATCGCGGCTATTCCAATAAGGACGCGGCCTATGAGAGTGGAATCAGCGTCGCCACTGTAGAGCGGTTTTATCACCAGATGGTCCTGCAGAACATCAGTCACCGATCCGAACGGCTTTGTCCCAGATATCTTGGTCTGGACGAACATCGTTTCACCAAGCGCATGGGGTTCGTTACTACATTTTGTAATCTTGAAAAACACAGTGTCTTTGACGTAGCGCCAGGGCGTAGTGAAGCTGAATTGGAGTCATTTCTCAAGACTCTTCGTGGACGTGAACGAGTACGGGTTGTTTGCATGGATATGCACGCCCCCTACCGAAAGATGGTCAGAAAGTGGTTCCCTAACGCAAAAATAGTTACAGATAGATTTCACGTTATCAAACTAATAAATCACCACTTCGCCAAAGCTTGCAAACTCATAGATGAGGAGAATCTCGCCTGGGGACGAGGTGGCTTGATTCGTATGTTGTGCACCAGGAAGCAGAATCTTACACCTCTGAAACGCGAGAAACTCGAACAATACTTTAAACAGCAACCGGCGATCGAAAGTCTCTGGAAATTTACTCAGGATTTGGCTGAATTATGCAGAAATAAGGGTAAAAACCATACAACTTGTAAAAAACTTATCCCCGAACTGCTGGAACGAGTTGAAATGCTGAAGGCGAGTCCTTTAAAACCTATGCGAACTCTTGGAAAAACGATTACAAGTTGGCTGGAGCCAATCGCAAGAATGTTCAGATATTATAGAAGCAATGGTATTCTCGAGGGTTTTCATCGAAAGATGAAACTTATTCAAAGAAGAGCATATGGGTTTAGGAATTTTGGTAATTATCGGTTAAGAGTACGACTTTTGTGCGGTTAG